The stretch of DNA GTGTCGCTCGCCGGGAAACAAACTACTTGGTGAATCCCTGATGCAAACAATTTTATTCAGTGCTAACTAGGAGCTATTGTCTACATGTGCATCAGGTAATACAAGTAGTTGTACGGGGTTCATAAAGGAATCGAGCTTCTCATCTTTGACGATTAACAGATGAGGCACAGGGTACACATGACGGATCTACGAACTACAACTGACAACACATGGACGGCCAAAGGCTGTTGCATCCGCCGACCAACCACTACCCTTAATCAAGCACAAGGTACCTAGAACAACTCCCAAACACTCAATTCTTTGTAAGATTTTCAGTAGAAGCCTGTTGCAAAGTCAGGAATTTAGTTTATTTAATTATTAGTCAATGTTTGccacaaaaaaattcagatttttttatttttttatcattttctaAATTTTACTATTCATGCTGAGATCATATGAGGTCAAACTAAGATGGGGGATTttgaacacttttttcatgaatgcaaatgacatgcacatataggtgatgttgttctgaacattttgatatcttatttgtattTGTTGGAGTTAGTATGAATTCATTATGAAATTTTCAAAGTGTCGGTcaaacggtgaaagggcaaaagTATAAGAGGATGGAACGAGCTGGACAGAAACGAGGGTTTTTTGAATTTTGGGGCAAATCAAACAGGTGTGACACAACTAAGGGCTCAAATGTAGTTGTCCCTAAAAAATATATATTAGACAAAATTAATGTTGAATACTAGAATATATATGCCCCTTTAGTAATGTACGGGCAACACACAACAAAGGTGAGGTGGGCATCACCCGTTTCTAAAAGAAAGGGCTCCAGCTAGCGAGAAATATCCCGCTGCAGCCGGAAGCCGTGCGGGAAAGATAGGGTCCGACAGAAAAAGGAGAAGGGTGTGTCATGGGATAGGTTTTTGTGTTCAGCCTGCGTATTGGAGATATATAGCATGGCCCATAGTCCGGACAATCACATTTCTCCCCACATATGATCTGGATTGGGGGATCTCCGACTGTCTAGATGGTTGAATTTCGAGGAGCCTCAAACACGCCATAATGTATGAGGGAGAAATAAGCTTCAACCTTAGAGGTGACCTTAATCATTTGTTTGATTCATTTATGTATGCattatagcccgtagcaacgcacgggcgttctactagtaaAATTTAATTAATGTGCATAGCTACATACTTGGAGTATTGATCTGGAACATTTCTAGAATTTCCCTGAATTGTGAAACCTGTGAGGTTAGATCTTGGCAGTGTTCAGTTTTCGGCCACCATCATATGTGCATTTGTTTTCTTACATCCAAAAGAATTCATATATAAGGGAATGTGCAGAAATAACGATACAAAATAGTTTGATTTACGACCTAAAGCTGAATGTACTTCCTTCAAAAATCAAGGATGTAATCCTGCGTGAACTTGTAATTCACATTCTGTTGGTTCATAACAAGCAAGCTCCGCTCCTCCGGATTCCCATCCGCTTGAGCCCACGGATGGTGCTGGTATCTCCTCAGCATCTCCAGCCTCTCCGCAACCTCCTTCATCGTCGGCCGTTCCTCCCCACTCATGTTCAAGCATCTTATCACGAGGTGCGTGATCTCTTCGAGCACTTCGATTCTCATCTCATCCCTCACTTGTCTGTCCAGAAGCTCTTGGTGCTGACCTACCTTCGCTGCCGTCATGAAGCATAAAACAAGGCTTCTATCTTTTGCCGACCCGTCCAAGTACAATGCCTTCTTCCTTGTCAGAAGCTCCAATAGGACGACGCCAAAGCTGTACACATCACTCTTGTCAGTCAGCAAGCATGTTATTAGGTATTCCGGATCAAGGTAACCACAAGTTCCTTGCACCAGCGTTGCAATCGTGGCCTCATCAGTCGGTGCCAATTTTGATGCTCCAAAATCTGAAACTTTTGCTGTGAGCTTGTCATCCAACAAAATGTTTGCTGTCTTGACGTCTCCATGAATGATTGGCGGCGAGGCCGAAGAGTGCATGTACGCCAATGCCTCGGCTGACTCTACTGCTACCCGAAGACAGGTGCCAAAAGCTCTGTCGGAGTTGATGCCCTTGCCACCATGGATGTATTGGTCGAGGGTGCCATTTGAGACGAACTCGTAGACCAACATGGGCACTTCTGCTTCGAGACAGCATCCGAGCAGCTTGACGACATTCCTGTGGTTGATCTGGGAGAGGATGAACATCTCCCTCGCGAATTCTTTGGTCTGGGCCTCTTCCATCATCTTTGACTTCTTGATCGCCACCACTGTCTTGTCCTCAAGGACACCCTTGTAGACAATGCCGTGTCCTCCATGGCCGAGAACACGGTCGGCTGCAAAGTTTTTGGTCGCTTTCTCCAGCTCTTCCTTGGAAAAGATCTTGAACCCACCAGTGCCTTTGCTATTGCCATTGTAGTTATGTATTTGCTGCTGCAGGAAGAGGCCTCCATTTAGCTCGAAGAACTTCTGCTTTGTTCTGATAAGCTTCCTCTTCTGGAGTCCCAAGTAGAGCCAGAAGCACATGAAAAATGGCAAGAGCACTCCAAGGCTGATTCCTGAGTATGATGAGGCATTGCCATTAGTTTTCCAGCAGCAACCAAAGGAGCAAAAATTGCAG from Triticum dicoccoides isolate Atlit2015 ecotype Zavitan chromosome 6A, WEW_v2.0, whole genome shotgun sequence encodes:
- the LOC119317384 gene encoding wall-associated receptor kinase 1-like, which codes for MAMTLVVLLLLLPVTRVSAQEQQQQQQTPPEHVVQPGCRDKCGNITITYPFGIGAGCFRDDGRGGFQLLCDDSLPVPRLTVADYGIQITSLSISTGEAHASLNATRRCYNSKGSVISQGGPVAVPLVGTNLLFSDTKNRLVVLGCPNLGYFNGIDGYYVSGCMAVCRPRKSTASGSCTGVGCCQSMIPPAVDYYQPYLLDIPKSKGDLIIYVNSVTCRYVFLVEATWLHTNYTSKNHNKTDDFAVPVVLDWAVRNVENCRGARKNATTYACRSTLSKCINSKNGAGYRCGCSKGYEGNPYLYDGCKDVNECEQKGKHACYGVCTNTPGSYTCQCPPGTSGDATVKNGCQPKDSFTLAVKVVTGISLGVLLPFFMCFWLYLGLQKRKLIRTKQKFFELNGGLFLQQQIHNYNGNSKGTGGFKIFSKEELEKATKNFAADRVLGHGGHGIVYKGVLEDKTVVAIKKSKMMEEAQTKEFAREMFILSQINHRNVVKLLGCCLEAEVPMLVYEFVSNGTLDQYIHGGKGINSDRAFGTCLRVAVESAEALAYMHSSASPPIIHGDVKTANILLDDKLTAKVSDFGASKLAPTDEATIATLVQGTCGYLDPEYLITCLLTDKSDVYSFGVVLLELLTRKKALYLDGSAKDRSLVLCFMTAAKVGQHQELLDRQVRDEMRIEVLEEITHLVIRCLNMSGEERPTMKEVAERLEMLRRYQHHPWAQADGNPEERSLLVMNQQNVNYKFTQDYILDF